One Deinococcus grandis DNA window includes the following coding sequences:
- a CDS encoding DNA translocase FtsK has protein sequence MAKARSRGAAPVSRFDGEALGLVLFALGIFLGVTVFMEPAQPGSESFMGQARALLVGWLGWAATLLPVVPVAYGTLVFLNRDVTNLTRRVLGGVLVVLSLLALHEVAQPGQAGQLAGLAMHPLVRTLSYAAALLPLLTLTLGVEVMLRLSPLSLLKGFFRSLSVLLGGGAAQVQGVIESRQEGRDAARARVGARQGLANLQREVEGLRRLYPQAPELSGLHDELRAAGRDVRSLDEAGLKNLDRELVAWREVARTFVGNAARDLRADVTAEAPEAGAQVEAVANELRAGRHDLSAELPSTMASAALERLRRALVLEVQRLAQRAGRLERDRKAAEKALGKPDAGMLTRELPAHTGRAREWAELAEEFTAWRARAAAYVGWPELAAAFDRAPTELAESLAEALGADPDAVMADPSGWRSQLARAQDDARRRAEALAAQPLPEAAPALPTLDFDFGAPLTAAAPAVVTAPLWTPPARAAAVAVAPAPPLTGTAPDLSPAPISAPIPTPLAAPAAPDWDATPLPPAAAPNPIAPTPAVTLPPTPQRAAPAYTPEVRPDPVVPGLEDAPGGMDPFSGWDDDDLPFGPAPTTPAPPAPAPVRAATPAPWDSPQPERRAPTSPQTHTPSAPLPLFTGEANARPVQDALPLARPDEALLDPIPGAALNTEALDISARQRAGLIDETLRHFNLQARVVDYARGPTVTRYEIEPAPGEKISRIAGLSNDLARALAVGGVRIEAPVPGKSVIGLEVPNAEREPITFHQAAAAPSFKGSRAKLPIILGKSIDGEMMVGDLAKMPHLLVAGSTGSGKSVCVNTLITSLLFKYLPTELRFLMIDPKMVELTPYDGIPHLVRAVVTNPVDAAGVLLGAVAHMERRYKMMSQVGAKNLEQFNAKMRQVGEPELPHLVIIIDELADLMITSPKEVESAIMRLAQMARATGMHLVLATQRPSVDILTSLIKVNVPARIAFAVSSSHDSRTILDALGAERLTGMGDMLFYQPGLVKPIRLQGPYISEVESARIADELRRQVFEDAFVEAYGTDFEGGVEASGPSGDKSNMDFSDPLLRQAAQIAIEEGQGSVSRLQRRLSVGHARAGKLMDMLEAMGIVSKHQGSKPREVLVTEADLPEYFGK, from the coding sequence ATGGCGAAGGCGCGTTCGAGGGGTGCAGCTCCGGTCAGCCGGTTCGACGGAGAGGCCCTGGGCCTGGTGCTGTTCGCGCTCGGGATCTTCCTGGGCGTGACGGTGTTCATGGAACCGGCGCAGCCCGGGTCGGAATCGTTCATGGGGCAGGCGCGGGCGCTGCTGGTGGGCTGGCTGGGCTGGGCGGCGACGCTGCTGCCGGTCGTGCCGGTGGCGTACGGGACGCTGGTGTTCCTGAACCGCGACGTGACGAACCTGACGCGGCGCGTGCTGGGCGGCGTCCTGGTCGTGCTGTCCCTGCTGGCGCTGCACGAGGTGGCGCAGCCGGGGCAGGCGGGGCAGCTGGCGGGACTGGCGATGCACCCGCTGGTGCGCACGCTGAGTTACGCGGCGGCGCTGCTGCCGCTGCTCACGCTGACGCTGGGCGTCGAGGTGATGCTGCGCCTGTCCCCGCTGTCGCTCCTCAAGGGCTTCTTCCGGTCGCTGAGCGTGCTGCTGGGTGGCGGCGCGGCGCAGGTGCAGGGCGTGATCGAGTCGCGCCAGGAGGGCCGCGACGCCGCGCGCGCGCGGGTGGGGGCGCGGCAGGGACTGGCGAACCTGCAACGCGAGGTCGAGGGCCTGCGCCGCCTCTACCCGCAGGCGCCGGAGCTGTCCGGCCTGCACGACGAGCTGCGCGCGGCAGGCCGGGACGTGCGCTCGCTGGACGAGGCGGGCCTGAAGAACCTGGACCGGGAGCTGGTCGCATGGCGCGAGGTGGCGCGGACCTTCGTGGGAAACGCCGCGCGGGACCTGCGGGCCGACGTGACCGCCGAGGCCCCCGAGGCCGGCGCGCAGGTGGAGGCGGTCGCGAACGAGCTGCGGGCCGGGCGGCACGACCTGAGCGCCGAGTTGCCGAGCACCATGGCGAGCGCGGCGCTGGAGCGGCTGCGCCGGGCGCTGGTGCTGGAGGTCCAGCGGCTGGCGCAGCGGGCCGGGCGGCTGGAACGCGACCGCAAGGCCGCCGAGAAGGCGCTTGGGAAACCGGACGCGGGCATGCTGACGCGCGAACTGCCCGCGCACACGGGCCGCGCCCGCGAATGGGCGGAACTCGCCGAGGAGTTCACGGCGTGGCGGGCCCGCGCGGCGGCGTACGTCGGCTGGCCGGAACTGGCCGCCGCGTTCGACCGCGCGCCGACCGAGCTGGCCGAATCGCTCGCGGAGGCGCTGGGGGCCGACCCGGACGCGGTGATGGCCGATCCGTCCGGGTGGCGCTCGCAGCTGGCCCGCGCGCAGGACGACGCCCGCCGCCGCGCCGAGGCGCTGGCCGCGCAGCCCCTCCCGGAGGCGGCGCCCGCGCTGCCCACCCTGGACTTCGATTTCGGCGCGCCGCTGACCGCTGCCGCCCCGGCCGTGGTGACGGCGCCCCTCTGGACGCCCCCCGCGCGGGCAGCCGCGGTGGCGGTCGCCCCGGCCCCGCCGCTGACGGGAACGGCGCCCGACCTCTCCCCTGCCCCGATTTCTGCCCCGATTCCGACCCCGCTGGCTGCCCCGGCGGCGCCCGACTGGGACGCGACGCCGCTTCCCCCGGCGGCTGCACCCAATCCGATTGCGCCCACCCCGGCGGTAACCCTGCCGCCCACCCCGCAGCGCGCCGCGCCCGCCTACACCCCGGAGGTACGGCCCGATCCGGTCGTGCCGGGCCTGGAGGACGCGCCAGGCGGCATGGATCCCTTCAGCGGCTGGGATGACGACGACCTGCCGTTCGGCCCGGCGCCCACGACCCCGGCTCCCCCGGCACCCGCCCCTGTCCGGGCGGCCACGCCAGCCCCCTGGGACAGCCCGCAGCCGGAACGCCGCGCGCCGACCTCACCACAGACCCACACCCCCTCGGCGCCGCTGCCGCTGTTCACGGGCGAGGCGAACGCCCGCCCGGTGCAGGACGCGCTGCCACTGGCCCGCCCGGACGAGGCGCTGCTGGACCCGATTCCCGGCGCGGCGCTGAACACCGAGGCGCTGGACATCTCGGCGCGGCAGCGGGCCGGGCTGATCGACGAGACGCTGCGGCACTTCAACCTGCAGGCGCGCGTGGTGGACTACGCGCGCGGCCCGACCGTCACCCGGTACGAGATCGAACCGGCGCCCGGCGAGAAGATCAGCCGCATCGCGGGCCTGTCGAACGATCTGGCGCGGGCGTTGGCGGTGGGGGGCGTGCGTATCGAGGCGCCGGTGCCGGGCAAGAGCGTGATCGGCCTGGAGGTCCCCAACGCGGAGCGTGAGCCGATCACGTTCCATCAGGCGGCGGCCGCGCCGAGTTTCAAGGGTTCGCGGGCGAAACTGCCGATCATCCTGGGCAAGAGCATCGACGGCGAGATGATGGTCGGGGACCTGGCGAAGATGCCGCACCTGCTCGTGGCGGGCAGTACGGGCAGCGGGAAGTCGGTGTGCGTGAACACGCTGATCACCAGTCTGCTGTTCAAGTACCTGCCGACCGAGCTGCGGTTCCTGATGATCGACCCGAAGATGGTGGAACTCACGCCGTACGACGGGATTCCGCATCTGGTGCGGGCGGTCGTGACGAATCCGGTGGACGCGGCGGGCGTGCTGCTGGGCGCCGTGGCGCACATGGAGCGGCGCTACAAGATGATGTCGCAGGTGGGCGCGAAGAACCTGGAGCAGTTCAACGCGAAGATGCGTCAGGTCGGCGAGCCGGAACTGCCGCACCTCGTGATCATCATCGACGAGCTGGCGGACCTGATGATCACCAGCCCGAAAGAGGTCGAGTCGGCGATCATGCGCCTGGCGCAGATGGCCCGCGCGACCGGGATGCACTTGGTGCTGGCGACGCAGCGGCCCAGCGTGGACATCCTGACCAGCCTGATCAAGGTGAACGTCCCGGCGCGGATCGCGTTCGCGGTGAGCAGCAGTCACGACAGCCGCACGATTCTGGACGCGCTGGGCGCCGAGCGCCTGACCGGCATGGGCGACATGCTGTTCTACCAGCCGGGCCTGGTGAAACCGATCCGCCTGCAGGGGCCGTACATCAGCGAGGTGGAGTCCGCCCGGATCGCCGACGAGCTGCGCCGTCAGGTGTTCGAGGACGCGTTCGTGGAGGCGTACGGCACGGACTTCGAGGGGGGCGTGGAGGCCAGCGGGCCCAGCGGCGACAAGTCGAACATGGACTTCAGTGATCCGCTGCTGCGGCAGGCGGCGCAGATCGCCATCGAGGAGGGTCAGGGGAGCGTGTCGCGCCTGCAACGGCGCCTGTCGGTGGGGCACGCGCGCGCCGGGAAGCTGATGGACATGCTCGAGGCGATGGGCATCGTGAGTAAGCATCAGGGCAGCAAACCGCGCGAGGTGCTGGTCACCGAGGCGGACCTGCCGGAGTATTTCGGGAAGTGA
- a CDS encoding fasciclin domain-containing protein, protein MKKHTGLLTLSLMLVTPALAGGAGAPATPRPAAACKSIAQIVTTDPNFSTLATAVEAAGLTQTLMSGQYTVFAPTNAAFAKLPSDALAAALNDPALLRSILLYHVVPGKVTAKQVMGMSSAKTAQGGSVLINVMGGKVMIDNATVTKADVMACNGIVHVVDTVLMPAMAAAPAPAPATVTVTTPAPAPAPASTAPAATDIMAIPAMPVGMSGTTTTTTTTTTTTDTTTSTTDTAVSSNTVYDLITTDERFSTLRDLLSDAELNDVLISNDFTVFAPTNEAFAAVDADTLALIASDPETLKAVLTYHVVPGKITADQVAAATQLRSAQGASLNFKLDGTTQMVNEAMVDGAGLEASNGFIYAINQVLLPPDLVLPTATVETTVTTPTVTVTLPTAQSGANITEVLSQPQFSTLLSLVQKAGLVDALVAGDVTIFAPTNDAFAKVPQATLDTLMADMDKLKQVLLFHVVTGRVVDDGLNVAQLRSMEGSSIDLMVDGTGYKVGVRGADGIMGGMVSSRADAGNSVIYPIDSVLIPPTLK, encoded by the coding sequence ATGAAGAAGCACACTGGTCTGCTCACCCTGAGCCTGATGCTCGTCACGCCCGCCCTGGCCGGCGGCGCCGGCGCGCCCGCCACCCCCCGCCCCGCCGCGGCCTGCAAGAGCATCGCGCAGATCGTCACGACCGACCCGAACTTCAGCACCCTGGCGACCGCCGTCGAGGCCGCCGGCCTGACCCAGACGCTCATGAGCGGTCAGTACACGGTGTTCGCCCCCACGAACGCCGCGTTCGCCAAGCTGCCTAGCGACGCGCTGGCCGCCGCGCTGAACGACCCGGCGCTGCTGCGCTCGATCCTGCTGTACCACGTCGTGCCCGGCAAGGTGACCGCCAAGCAGGTCATGGGTATGTCCTCCGCGAAGACCGCGCAGGGCGGAAGCGTGCTGATCAACGTGATGGGCGGCAAGGTCATGATCGACAACGCCACCGTCACGAAGGCCGACGTGATGGCCTGTAACGGCATCGTGCACGTGGTCGACACGGTCCTGATGCCCGCCATGGCCGCCGCGCCCGCCCCGGCCCCCGCCACCGTGACGGTCACGACGCCCGCCCCGGCGCCCGCACCTGCCAGCACGGCGCCCGCCGCAACCGACATCATGGCCATTCCCGCGATGCCGGTCGGCATGAGCGGCACGACCACGACCACCACCACGACGACCACGACGACCGACACCACCACCTCGACCACCGACACGGCCGTCAGCAGCAACACCGTGTACGACCTGATCACCACCGACGAGCGCTTCAGCACCCTGCGTGACCTGCTCAGCGACGCCGAACTGAACGACGTGCTGATCAGCAACGACTTCACGGTCTTCGCGCCCACCAACGAGGCGTTCGCCGCCGTGGACGCCGACACCCTGGCCCTGATCGCCAGCGACCCCGAGACCCTCAAGGCCGTCCTGACGTACCACGTGGTGCCCGGCAAGATCACCGCCGATCAGGTCGCCGCGGCCACGCAGTTGCGCAGCGCGCAGGGCGCCAGCCTGAACTTCAAGCTCGACGGCACCACCCAGATGGTGAACGAGGCCATGGTGGACGGCGCGGGTCTGGAAGCCAGCAACGGCTTCATCTACGCCATCAACCAGGTGCTGCTGCCGCCCGATCTGGTGCTGCCCACCGCCACCGTCGAGACGACCGTGACCACCCCGACCGTGACCGTGACGCTGCCCACCGCGCAGTCCGGCGCGAACATCACCGAGGTGCTGTCCCAGCCGCAGTTCAGCACCCTGCTGAGCCTGGTCCAGAAGGCCGGTCTGGTCGACGCGCTGGTCGCGGGTGACGTGACCATCTTCGCGCCCACGAACGACGCGTTCGCCAAGGTGCCCCAGGCGACCCTGGACACCCTGATGGCCGACATGGACAAGCTCAAGCAGGTGCTGCTGTTCCACGTGGTCACCGGCCGCGTGGTGGATGACGGCCTGAACGTCGCGCAGCTGCGCTCCATGGAAGGCAGCAGCATCGACCTGATGGTCGACGGCACCGGCTACAAGGTCGGCGTGCGCGGCGCGGACGGCATCATGGGCGGCATGGTCAGCAGCCGCGCGGACGCCGGGAACAGCGTGATCTACCCGATCGACTCCGTGCTGATTCCCCCCACCCTGAAGTAA
- a CDS encoding metallophosphoesterase family protein yields the protein MRIAVLADIHGNADALDAVLRDAHDQGAERLIVNGDVVNRGPDSVQVMQTLLDRDATFTLGNHDDLLRLWHARSDVLPADWYADPFWGATAWSAAQLDRAGLLHAPADWPMTLDLHEPGLPPVQIAHGTRDHYRESLSDRSDPARLDALSVAPDGTRYGALIGSHIHRPVQYDHAGTLVLNTGAVGSPATGDPRAQYLLLDAQPGGWQATLRAVPYDRSGVLRRFQTSGLLDTGLSARIFRDEIITARSLYTPYWSWTEDQGIPRTHASWTDFLRHHPDLQPA from the coding sequence ATGAGGATCGCTGTCCTAGCCGACATTCACGGGAACGCCGACGCGCTGGACGCCGTGCTGCGCGACGCCCACGACCAGGGTGCCGAACGGCTGATCGTGAACGGCGACGTGGTGAACCGCGGCCCGGACTCCGTGCAGGTCATGCAGACTCTGCTGGACCGGGACGCGACCTTCACGCTGGGCAACCACGACGACCTGCTGCGCCTGTGGCACGCCCGCAGCGACGTCCTGCCCGCCGACTGGTACGCCGACCCGTTCTGGGGCGCGACCGCCTGGAGCGCCGCGCAACTGGACCGCGCGGGCCTGCTGCACGCTCCCGCCGACTGGCCCATGACCCTGGACCTGCACGAGCCGGGGCTGCCCCCGGTGCAGATCGCGCACGGCACCCGCGACCACTACCGCGAGAGTCTCAGCGACCGCAGCGACCCGGCCCGGCTGGACGCCCTGAGCGTCGCGCCGGACGGCACCCGGTACGGCGCGCTGATCGGTTCGCACATCCACCGGCCCGTGCAGTACGACCACGCCGGTACGCTGGTCCTGAACACCGGCGCCGTCGGCTCCCCGGCCACCGGCGACCCCCGTGCGCAGTACCTGCTGCTGGACGCGCAGCCCGGCGGGTGGCAGGCCACCCTGCGCGCCGTGCCGTACGACCGCAGCGGCGTGCTGCGCCGCTTCCAGACGAGCGGTCTGCTCGACACCGGCCTTAGCGCCCGCATCTTCCGCGACGAGATCATCACCGCCCGCAGCCTCTACACGCCCTACTGGAGCTGGACGGAAGACCAGGGCATCCCCCGCACCCACGCGAGCTGGACCGACTTCCTGCGGCATCACCCGGACCTGCAACCCGCCTGA